The sequence below is a genomic window from Streptomyces sp. NBC_00289.
GCTCAGCCCGGCGCGGCCCACCACCAGGAAGTCGGCGCCGGACACCGCAGGTGTCCGATCCCGGACCAGCGTGACGCGGACGGTGACGGAGGTGCCGTCGCCGAGGAGCACGGGGAAGGGCCGCGTGCCGTACGCCTCGGCGACCGTCGGGGAGGCCAGGGCGGGCAGGGGCGCCTGCGTGTCGGCCGGCCGTCGCCGCAACTCCCGTGCGCCGAAGGGTCCGAGGTCCGTGTGCCGGGCCAGCTCCGCGTACGCGCCGGGGTCGACTCCCACCACGGGTACCGGCTGCCCTGCGCCGTTCGGCCGGGCCTCGTACGCGATGCTCAGCTCGGTCAGGCCGCGCACGCCGGAGGTCCGGTGGACGCGGTCGGGCAGGGCGGCCGGGAGCGGGTCGTAGGAGTCGATGCGGGCGTCCGCGCCGACGGCGAGGAGCGCCGCGTGGTCCCGGGCCTCGCGCACGCCCGCGAGGACCGAGCCGCCGAAGGCCGCCGTGGTCAGCGCGGTCAGCAGCGCCAGCAGGGGCAGTGCCGTCGAGGCGGACGTGCGGCCCGCGCGGGCGAGGGACAGGTGACCCACCGCGCCCCGCAGCCGCTCGGCCGGGCGGGCCAGTCCGCGCAGCGGCAGAGGGTAGAGGCGGACCAGCACCAGGGCCGCGATGACGCCGACCAGCACCGGCGCCAGGGAGGTCAGCCCGTCGCCGGCCGAGCCCGCCGCGCCCCGCCGGCGCAGGCTTTCCACCGCGCCGGCCGCCAGCACCACCACGGTGAGCTCGGCGACCGTACGGCGCCGGGACGGCCGTACGGACGTCACGTCGCCGCGGCCGCCGTGCACGCGTACCCCCCGGTGCGCGGCCGCGGCCCGCAGGGGCAGCGTGGCGCAGGCGGTGGCCGTGACCACCGCCGCCGCCGTGATCGCGGGTGCGACGCGGCCGCCGGGCACCGCGAGCAGCGCGGCCGCGAGGCCGAGGGCGCCCGCGGGCAGGGCGACCACGGCGGTCTCGGCGAGCAGCCGGCCGGTCATGCCCCGTAGGGAGACGCCGCGAGCGCGCAGCAGGGCGAGTTCGGGGCGGCGGCGGTCGGCGGCGAGGCCGCCCGCCATCAGGAGGACCACGGCGGCGACCGTGCCGGTGCCGAACGCGGCCACCTCGACGAGTGGGCCGACGCCCGCCCGCAGCCGGCTGTAGGCGGCGAGCACGTCGTCGAGGCTGGTGCCGACGTTCGTGAGGGGGCCGGTCGCCGAGCGGATCCCGCGCAGGCCCGGGCCGGATTCCAGGGAGGCCACGGCGGACCGCAGGCGCCGCACGTCGTGGGCGTGCAGGCCGCTGAGGGAAGGGGCCAGCTGCCAGTAGCGCCAGGGTTCTCCGCCCGTCGCCGGCATGACGGGGGCGGCTTCGGGGGCGAGCAGCAGGGCGCCGAGCCAGTACGTGTCCGGCTCGGGGCCGGAGTTGGGCTCCCGGGCCTGCGAGGGGGCGCGCAGCAGGGGCTGGGTGGACCAGTAGGCGCCGGCGGGGTCGCGTGGGGTGAGGATGCCGGTGACGCGGAGGGCGAGCGGGGCGCGTTGCGTGACGGGTACGTGGAGCACCGAACCCACCTTGATGTGCAGGTGCTCGGCGGTCTCGGCGGTGACAGCGGCCTCGACCTCGGCCGTGGTCGAGGTGACGCGGCCGTCCGCGCGTGGAAGGCGGCCGGTGCGGATCGTCGCGTGGTCGGCCAGGCCGTGCTGCGCGAAGAGGCTCACCCGCGCGGGCAGCCCGCTCGGCATGGGCAGCCAGCGGTCCAGCGCGACCAGGTTCTTCGCGGTGCGCACGCCGTACGTCGACTGGTCGCGGTCGACGACCAGGGGCGGCCGGACCGTGGCGAGGACCTGGGCGTACTGGCGGCCCAGGACCTCGGGGCGCATGGCCTCGTCCCACCCGCCCGCCGTCGGATCGGCGTCGGACATCTCGGCGTACAGCTGCAGGGTGGTCCGGTCGGGCCGGGCCTGCTCCAGGGACCGGCGCAGGCCCGCGTCCTCGTAGCGGTCCACCGCCCGCGGGAACGCGGACGCCAGGCACGCGGTCAGCGCCACCAGGAGGGCGAGGGCGACGGCTGCGCCGGGAGCGGCCCGCAGCCGGGTGCGAACCCAGGGAGCCACGACCCGTGCGGGGACGGCCGCCTTCATCTCACTCACCTCCCTGTTCTCGCAGCGAGGCCACCTGGTCCGTCCGCCGCAGCGCGAGCGCGACGGTCACCAGCAGCGGAGTGAGCGCCACGGCCGCGAGCAGGGCGGCGGCCGGCGCGAGCGGCAGCTCGACCAGTACCGGCGGCACCGGCCGGCTCGCCTCCGAGGTCAGGACGACCAGCGGGACCACGGCCCGGGTCAGCAGGGTCCCCAGGGCCGCGCCGACCAGCAGCGCCAACGCCACGAGCACCCCGTGCTCGACGGCGATCGTGCGGGCCAGCCGGCGGCGCGGGGCGCCCAGGGCGCGCAACACCGCGAACTCGGCGCCCCGCTCCCGCAGCGAGCCCGCCGCGCTCACCGCGAACCCGACCGCCGCCAGCGCCGCCGCCACCCCGGCCGCCGCGGTGAACGCGGCCTCGGGGCCCGCGCCGAACGGGTCGTCACGCAACCGCGCGGCGATCTCGTCCCGCACCACCACCTGTGCGGGATCCAGGTCCGGCCGGGCCCGCAGGGCGGCGGCGACCCCGGCGGCCTCGCCGGGATCGGCTGCGAGCCACCACTCGGTGGGCGTGACGCCCTCGCCGTACCGCGCCTCCAACACCCGGTTCACCGACCGCAGATCGACGAGCAGGGCACCGCCACCGGCCGTGTCGCCACTCCCACCGTTCACGGAACTTCCGGGCTCCGCGCTCACGTCCCCGCTCTCCTCCTCGGCCGCGGTCGGCAGCCCCCGGACCGAGCGCACGATCCGCACCGGCACCTCACGGGCACCGAACGTCACGTCCACGCGCTGACCGACCCCCGCTCCCGCCGAGGCGAGGAAGCGGTCGGTGGCGACGGCCGTGACCTCCGGACGGGCGGGCTGAGCCACCTGCATGCGCACCGTCAGCGTCGAGACGCCCCACGTCTGCTCGCGCGGCACATAGCCCGTTCCGTACGCGATGGCCGGCGGCCCGGAACCGCTCGCGCGTGGCCGGGTCGGCAGGGTGCTCGTGTCCCCGGACGAGGCATCCGCGTCGCTCTCCGCCACAGCCGTCCAGGCGGTGGGAAGCCGCAGCCGCCGTACCGTTCCGTGGGTGTCCGTGGCTGTCAACGCGTCGAGGGACAGGCGCTGTTGCCGCGGCCGGCCGAACGGCTGCGGCATGACCAGCTCCAGGCCCGTGAGCATCAGCGGCCCCGGGGAGACGGTGAGGTCCAGGGCGTGCGGGCGGCCGTCGGAGGGGAGTTCACCGGCGGGCAGCCGGTAGGGGGTGCCATGGCTGTCCTCCACCGTGACGGTCACGTCCGCCGCGGCGGCGCGGTCCGAGCTGCGCAGGGTCGCCGTCAGCCGCAGCCGGGCGGTGCCCGCGGGGACCTCGGCGCCCGCTGTCGCCCCCTTCGGGGCGAGCTCCGCCAGCAGGGGGCGCATCGGGTCGGCGGCCAGGTCGGGGCGCATCAGCACGGCGTCCGCGGCGTGGGCGGTGTCCAGGGCGAGCACGGTCGCGGTGCGGTTGCCGGACAGCGGCAGCGTCGCACGGACCGCGGGGGCGGCCTCCCGTACGTGCGGGACGGCCGCGTACTCGTCGGTGCGGCCCGGGCCGCTCTCCCCGGTGCCCAGGACACGCACCGGCGCTCCGGCCCGGAAGTCCGCCTGGTCGTCCTGCGAGCGGTCCCAGGAAGCCCCTTGCCCGATCGCCAGCAGGCCCAGCGCGACGGCGAGGACCAGCAGCAGCACCGGGCCCGCACCGCGCATCGGGCGGCGGCTGAGCTGCCAGCCCGCCAGCGCGGCGGTCAGACCGCGACCGCCGGCCGCCCGGCGTTCGGCCAGCCCGGCCACCGGTGGCAGCAGCCGCAGGGTGAGCGCCGTCCCGGCCAGCAGGGCGAGCGCCGGCGCGGCCACCAGCAGCGGGTCGATGCCGGGGGTGCCGACGGTGGTTCCCCCGCCCGAGCCGGGCCGAGACCGGGAAAGGTCCTCCGTGACCACGCCCGACGTCTGGCGGCGCAGCTGCCAGTAGGCGACACCGGCCACGACCAGCAACCCCACGTCGGCGCCCCCGCGCACCGCGCCGGGCAGCGCCCGGGCCCGCCCCGAGGTGACCGGGGGCGCGGTCCGGCCCCGCCCGGGCGCGAGGGAGGACGCCGCCGCCCGCAGCCGTCCGGAGCCCAACCCGTCGGAGCTCAGCACGGGCAGCGTCACCGCCAGCGCGCATCCCAGTGCCGTACCCAGCGCCACGAGCCACACCTCGGTGCCCCCGCCGGCCGGTACCTCCAGCCGTAGCCCGATCCGGGCCAGCGGCCCCTGCCCGGCCAGCAGCCCGGTCAGCGGCCCCGCGAGCAGCGGAGCGCAGAGCACCGCGGGGACGGCGAGCAGCAGGGCCTCCAGGGCGGCCTGCCCCGCGATCCGGGACCGGGCGGCACCGCGCGCTCTGAGCAGCCGGGTCTCGCCCGCCCGCTCGGCGCTCAGCAGCCGGGCCACCAGCAGCAGGGCACAGCCCGCGAGCAGCACCAGCTGGAGCGCGACGATCACCAGCGTGGAACGGGAGACCAGCAGCGAACGGTCGACCCGGTCGAGGACCTCGGGCAGTGCGGTGCCCGCGGCCGTCGTACCGCTGAGCGCGGGCTGCTTGCGCAGCGCGGCGCTCCCGGCGCGGGCCGCCTCCCGCAGCGCGTCGATCCGTCCGGTCGTCAGGGCCGAGAAGTCGGCCGAGACCAGCCACGCGGACCGCCCGGCGCTGACCCTGTCGCCGCTCAGGACGCCGGGATCGGCCAGCATCGGTCCGTACGTCGTGAAGCCGGCCTCGGTGATTCCGCGCCCGCGCAGGTCGTCGAGCTGCCAGTACGTCGCGTCCGCCCGGGCGGGCACGTACAGGCCGGTGATCGTGACGCGAGTCCTCGGGCCGCCGAGCCGGTCGACGAGGGTGAGGCGGGAGCCGGGAGCCAGGCCGAGGGCCCGGGCGGCGGTCCGGGGGAGGGCGGTCTCGACCCTCTCGCCGGAACCGGAGGGATCGTCGGCGGGCCGTGGCAGTCGTCCGGCGACGACCCGCACCTGTGTCCGGTCCAGCGCCGCGAAGTACGTCAGGTCGGGGTTCTCGGACCGCTCGGCTCTCGGCGGGCGCGGCAGGGCGTACGGGCCCGAGCGGACCAGCGTCCGCACGGTCACCGGCAGTCCGCCGAAGATCTGCCGGGCTCCCTCGCGTACGGCGCGACCGGCGGCCGCGCGACCGGCGGCCGGCACGTCGGCCTTGACGATCAGCGCGGTGTCGGCGGCGTTGCGGGGGTCCTTCAGGGAGTGGCGCAGGGCCGCGTCGCCGATCGCGCCCGAGTAGGCGGTCAGCGTCGCCAGCACGGCCGTCGTCAGCAGGACGGTGAGCAGCGCGGCGGCGAGCAGCAGGCGGTGTGCCCGCGCCCGCAGCACGACGAACCCCGTAACCCCCGTCACCCGGCCCCCCGCCGATGTCCGACTCCGGGCGATGTTGTCAGAGGCGGCGGGGCAGGGGTAAGCGCTTGTAGACCGGCCTTGACCGTATTGTGACCGCAATCCGGCGTTCTACGACCGGAATCCGCGCGTCAGCCCCGAACATCACGCCCCGCCGTTTGGGGCCCGCGCATCACGCCCCCGCTTCGGGCCACCTGCCACGCAGCACACGCGCCTACGAGCGTGTCAGTCCGGGGTGTTGACCATCGAGGCGGCCGCGTACGTCAGGTAGTTCCACAGCGTCGTCTCGTGCTCCTCGGACAGGCCGAGGCTGTCGACGGCGTCCCGCATGTGCCTCAGCCAGGCGTCGTGCGCCGCGCGGTCGACGGTGAAGGGGGCGTGGCGCATCCGCAGCCGCGGGTGGCCGCGGTTGTCGCTGTACGTCGTCGGACCGCCCCAGTACTGGATCAGGAACAGCGTGAGACGGTCCTCGGCCGGACCCAGATCCTCCTCGGGATACATGGGCCGCAGGACCGGGTCCTCGGCGACTCCCTCGTAGAAACGGTGGACGAGGCGACGGAAGGTGTCCTCCCCGCCGACCTGCTCGTAGAAGGTCTGCTCCTGAAGCGTGCCGCGCCGGATCTCTTTCACCCGTCCATGGTCTCAGACGGGATGACCGAGGACTTGGGGCTTAGGACCTGCCCCCGGACCGCCCCCGGAACCGGGCGATCGCCCCGCGCGGACCTGCTGGTTCCAGATCGGCCGATCTCCGGCGGACCAGGTGATTCCGGATCGGCCGGTTCCGGCGCTCGCCTCGCGCCGCGTCCCGCAGCACAGTGGACGTATGAGCGCTCACGCCCTCGACAGGGACCTGTCCGGCCTCGCCCTCTCGGCGCGGGCCGCCCTGGTGCGCGAGATCGACGCGAGCGGGGCCTGGGACGCCGACCCGGTCTGGCGGCAGGCGTTCGAGGCGGTCCCGCGCCATCTCTTCGTGCCGTACTACTACGTCGGCATCCGGGGCGGCTACGAACGGCGCTGGGGCGAGAGCCCGGACCCGGGCACCCGCGAGCGCTGGCTGCGCGGCGCCTACGCGGACGCGCCGCTGGCCACCCGGCTGCGCGACGGCGAGCTGGTCTCCTCCAGCAGTCAGCCCTCCCTGATGGCGATGATGCTGGTCGAACTGGGCGTACGGGACGGTGACCGGGTTCTGGAGATCGGGGCGGGCACCGGCTACAACGCGGCCCTGCTCGCCCACCGACTGGGTGCCGACGACCTGGTCACCACCGTCGACCTGGAGCCGGAGATCACCGAGTCGGCGCGACGGCATCTGGCCGCGGCGGGCCACCACCCGGCCGTCGTCACCGGTGACGGCGCCCGTGGAGTGCCCGAACGCGCCCCCTACGACCGGATCATCGCGACCTGCACCCTGCCGTCGATCCCGCTCGCCTGGCCGGCCCAGTGCCGCCCCGGCGCCCGTGTCCTCGCCCCGCTCGCGACCGGACTGATCGCCCTGACGGTGCGGAACGCCGGGCACGCCGAGGGCCGCTTCCTGCACACACCCGCCTACTTCGTGCCCCTGCGCGGCGCGGACCGTACGGAGCCGGAGACGGAACCGAGGCGGCCGGAAGGGGTGCCCCGCCGGGCCGCGGACCACGAACTGTTCCGCTTCCTGCTGGCCCTGACGCGCGGCGCCCTCGAACCGCGGGAGGCATATGAACTGTGGGAGCGCGAGGACATGCCGAGGCGCGAGCGGTACGGCATCACGGTCGACGGCGCACACGAGTGGGCCTGGCTGGACGATCCGGAGGGGCCGTACACCTGGCCCCTCCGCTGAGACGGCGGGTCAGCCCCGGCGGACGGTGATCGTCGTCCACGCACCCACGTGCACCCGGTCCCCGTCCTGCAACGGCACCGGGACGAAGGGCTGGATCGGCTCCTCCGAGCCGTTGACCGTCGTACCGTTCGTCGAGTTCTGGTCGACGACCGCCCAGTTGCCGTCCGGCTGCTGGACCAGGACCGCGTGCTGGTGCGAGACGCCCGGGTCCTCCGGCGGCACCGACAGGTCGATGTCGGGGGTGTCGCCGGTGGAGTGGCGGCGGCGGCCGATGGTGATCTGGTTGCCGGTGAGCGTGCGCTGCTGCTCCGGCGAGTACGCGGGCAGGTTGAGGCCCGCCGCCTCGGGGCCGGAGCGGTGCATCATCGCCATGAAGTACTCGCGGTCCGGGCCGATGGTCGCCGTCCAGGTCGCCGGCTGCTGCGGGAAGCCGAGGTTGGGCGGCGAGGGCGGGGCCTGGCCCGAACCGGGCTGCGGATAGCCGTAGCCGCCGCCGGGCGCGGTGGCGGACGGCGGGGGGAGCACCCAGTCGTCGTCACCGCCGCCGAAGGACGGACCGCCCTGCTGGGGGCGCCTGGTCTCCTGCGGATAGCCGGTCGGGGCGCCCTGACCCATGGGAGCGGACGGCTGGTACGCCTGCGGAACGCCCTGCCCGCCGGGTCCGCCCTGCGTGGGTCCGGGCGGCGGCGGAACCGGCCGCGACGGGTCGCCGCCGTAGCCGGACTGCCCGCCCGGGCCACCCTGACCGCCATAGCCGGGCTGCCCACCCTGGCCCCCTTGGCCGCCGTAGCCACCGGGAGGGCCGGCCTGGCCGGGACCACCGGGGCCGCCGTAACCACCGGGGCCGCCCTGCGGGCCGGCGGGGCGCGAGGGGTCCCCGCCGTACGGCGGGATCGGCTCGGCGGGCCGGTTCATCTGCGAGGGGCGCGAACTCTGGTAGTCGTAGGAGTCACCGCCGCCGTAGGACGGTCCGGGCGGCTGCTGGAAGCGGGGGGCCTGGCCGGGGCCGGGCGCCTGCGGGCGCGGGGCGGCCGGGGTGTACGAAGTCGCCGTGTTCGTCAGGAAGTTCCACCGGCACTCCTCGCAGAACGGCGCGCCGCCCTCACGGGGCGTACGGCACTGCGGGCAGAGCTCCGGCTCGTGGTCGGGCACGGCGGACAGGTGCGGCCGACCGCCGGGCTGGCCCTGGGGCGGGAAGCCGTAACCGCCGCCGGGCGGCGGGGGCGGAGGGGGCGGAGGGGGCGGGGGCACGGCACCGGCCATGCGGTGACCGCAGACCTCGCACCAGTCGTCGGAACCCGACTGGTGTCCGTTCGGGCATGTCGGCATGTCGGCGCTTCCCCCTCTCCTTTTCCGGCCTTTCGACCGGATTTCTCCAACCCCGGGAGGGTCGGGCTCGTGACGTACCAGGTCACTTCTTTACACGAACAGTCTTTGTGGACCGAGTTTCGAGCGTCATCTCGTCGGCCTCCGCGACCTTCGCCTTCAGTCGCACAGTACCTGTCGCGGCGTCGACCACGTCCACCACCTTCGCAAGCAGTTTCGCAGTATCCGCGTTTCCGGAATGGCCCGCGAGCTGAACGGCCCGACCCAGTTTGGCCGTTGCTCCGTCGAAGTCTCCCGCTTTGCGGAGATCCAGCCCTTGTTGGATGACTTGTGCCAGTTCGGCCTGCCCGGTGTAGTGGGCGACCTGGGGATTGATGGACGTCGACGCGACCATGTCGTCGGTCCACACGGCCCGTACGAGACCCTGCGCGCCGAGGTTGTGGGCGCTGCCGTCGGGCTGCGGCACGACCAGCGCGACCCGGGCGGCGAGCATCTCCTGGCCGAGGCCCGCGACCGGAACCTCGACGCAGACGTGGTAGTCACGGGACTCGTCCCCCCAGGAGCCGGTGGGGTAGTCGCCGGAGCGCGGGCCCGCCTCGGTGCGGCGGTCGGTGAGTTCCTCGACGGTGGGTGCGACCTGCTTGACGAACTTCACCGCCGTGCCGACCGGAGTCCACAGGCGCAGCGACACGTCCGCGACCTCCTTGCCCATCGCCGTCTCCATCATCTGCGTGAAGTCGGTGGCGAGACCGGCCGGGTCGGCGACGATGTCGGAGGTGCCGAGCAGGGCGGAGGCGATCCCTGTGACTTCTTTCACTTCCCAGTCGGTGCCCACGCCTCGGGCGTCACAGGTGAAGCGTCCGGCGCAGGAGTCCAGGGCGCTCTTCAGGTCCTCGGGCGACTCGTGTTCGTTGCGGCCGTCGGTGAGCAGGATGCCGTGGCGGATGCCGACGTCCGCCGAGGACAGCAGGCGGTCGGCGAGGCGCAGCCAGGTCCCGATGGCCGTACCGCCGGTCGCGGTGAGCTTGCGCAGCGCGTGTTTGGCCTGGTCGCGGGTGGTGGCGTCGGCGACCGCGAGGCGCCCGCCGCCGGGGTAGACCTCCTTGGCGACGTGGGTGCCGCCGATCACCGCGAAGTGCACGCCGTCGCGCAGGGTGTCGATGGCCGCCGACGTGGCGTCGCGGGCGTTGCGCATCTTCGTCGGCGGGTAGTCCATCGAGCCCGAACAGTCGACCATGATCGCCACGGCCGCGGAGGGGCCCTGTCCGGGCGTGTAGTGGTGGGGCGTCGCGGCCGCGCTGCCGACGGTGCCGCCTCCGGTGGCGGTCACCGTGACGATGGCGCTGACCTCGCGGCCGCCCTCCGGCAGGAACTCGTTCTGGTAGACGTCCACCGCGAACTGCGGCACGTTCGACTTCGAGAAATTGGCCATGCCTGCTCACATCCCCCTCGTACTCCGCCGAAGCGGAGCGATGACTGAGGACGGACCGGTCCCCACCGGTCCGTCCGGGCTTCCCCGTACGCGGCCCTCGGCCATGTCGTCGGATTCCCGTCGTCGCCCGGCGAGCGGCCCTGCGGCGAGCGTGCCTACAGGGGCCTGGTGGGGCGGACGGGAGTCCGAAGACGGGGCCTACGCCGATCCTGCCCCCCGCGGCGGGGCAGGGAACGGCAGGAGCGCCACTGTTACGTTGTCGTGGCCCCCGCCGTCCAAGGCGTGACCGACCAGTACCTGGGCGGCGTGCAGGGGGCGCACCGCGGCGTCCAGGGGGACGACCTCGGCCATCTCCTCGGCCGCCTCCGCGTAGTTCCACAGTCCGTCGGAGCACACCACCACCACACCGGGCCGGTCCGGCTTGAAGGAAGCGGTGTGCGGCTCCAGTTCGTAGGCGTCCGCGCCGAGCCAGCCCGTGATCGCGTGGGCGCGCTCGTCGGCGTACGCCTCCGCCTCGTTCATCAGACCGGCGGCGACCATCTGCGCGGCCCACGAGTCGTCCTCGGTGAGCCGGGCCGGGGGTGCGGCGCGGTCCACCGGGACCCAGTAGGCGCGGCTGTCACCGACCCAGCCGACGACCAGCAGCCCGGCGGTCACCACCGCCCCGACGAAGGTGCAGGCGGGGGCGTTCTGGTGCGGGGCGTGCTCTCGGGCGGTGGCCGGTTCCTCGGCGAGCGCGTTGACGGCGTGCGAGGCCGCGATGATCGCGTCGTGCAGGGCCTGCTGGGGATGCGTGCCGGCCGGCAGGGCCGCCAGCAGCGATTCGCTCGCGGCCCGGGACGCGGCGAGCGAGGCGTCGTCCGGGCGGGTCGCCGAGGACACGCCGTCGCAGACGACCGACAGGAGCACGGGGGAGCCGTCCGGCAGCACGGTGGTGCCGAGGGCGAAGGCGTCCTCGTTGCGGTGATGGCGCAGCCCGCGGTCGCTGACCGCGGCGACCGGGCCGGCCTCCTGCTCCATGTGGTCGCGCTCGCGCGGCTGGGCGTGCCCGCAGTTCTCGCAGTAGCCGTCGTCGTCGACCCGGCCCGCCCGGCAGGCCACGCACACCCGGGTGCCCGCGGCCGGCGTCGGCGGTTCGGCGGTCGCGCGCGGGTCGGGCGCCTGCAGCGGGTACTCCTCGGGTTCCGGCCCGCGGTCGAACCGTACGCCCGAGGCGGGGGAGACCGGTGAGCCCGTGACAGGGGCCGGCTGCTGCGGTACGGCCGAGGGCAGCGCGCCGCCGCCCGAGTCGGTGCCCTGGAGATCCGTCGGCAGGTGCACCGGCGCGGGACGGCCGGAGCTGCCGGGCTCGGGGGCCACGGGCCAGGACGGGTCGGCTTCCGCCGCGGACGGTGTCCAGCCGTTCATGGCGATGGTCGGGTTGTCGTCCGGCCGTGCGGTGACAGCGGACAGGTCGTATCCGCACGCACCGCAGAAACGGTCACCCGACTCGAGTGGTTCCTCGCAGCTCGGGCAGGCGGACAACTGGGGCATCTGCGACATCAACTACACCCACGTCCGGGGGCGGTAACGGTTGGCTCGTTCCACCAGGTCGATCCTCTCCTCGCCGCCGCGGGCGAGCCGGGCCAGCGTGCGGTACGAACGCTCCAGGCCGAAGCGCAGGCCCCGCTCGTCCAGGTCGCTGCCGAGCAGCGTCCGCCCCCCGGCGGCATGGGGGTCCCCCTGCCCGGCCGGAGCCGAGAGCGGGGCAGGGGCGGAACCCTGGCCCCCGGAGAGTATCCAGTCCAGCGCGCAGCCGAGCACCTCGGCCGACAACTGCTCACGGCGGGCCGGATCCAGACCGTAGGCGTCCAGCGCCTCGACCTGCCCCGCGGCCGCCACCAGGTCGTCCAGAAACGGTACGTCACCGGCGACCGCCGTGCGTTGACGCAGCCGTGCGCGGACCGCCGCCACCCGCGCCGCCGTGTAGTGGATGGAGCTTTCCGGCACCGACTCCAGTGTCTGTACGGCGCCTCGGCGGTCGCCCGTCGCGAGCTGGACGCGGGCCAGCCCGAAGGCGGTGCTCACATAGCTGGGGTCGGTCGACCACACCAGGCGGTAGTACTCGGCGGCGTTGTCGAGCTGGCCCAGCACCTCCGCGCACAGGCCGAGGGCCAGCTTCGGTGCCGGCTCGCCCGGGAAGGCGTCGTAGACGGCGTCGAAGGCGAGCGCGGCGCCCTCG
It includes:
- a CDS encoding ABC transporter permease produces the protein MKAAVPARVVAPWVRTRLRAAPGAAVALALLVALTACLASAFPRAVDRYEDAGLRRSLEQARPDRTTLQLYAEMSDADPTAGGWDEAMRPEVLGRQYAQVLATVRPPLVVDRDQSTYGVRTAKNLVALDRWLPMPSGLPARVSLFAQHGLADHATIRTGRLPRADGRVTSTTAEVEAAVTAETAEHLHIKVGSVLHVPVTQRAPLALRVTGILTPRDPAGAYWSTQPLLRAPSQAREPNSGPEPDTYWLGALLLAPEAAPVMPATGGEPWRYWQLAPSLSGLHAHDVRRLRSAVASLESGPGLRGIRSATGPLTNVGTSLDDVLAAYSRLRAGVGPLVEVAAFGTGTVAAVVLLMAGGLAADRRRPELALLRARGVSLRGMTGRLLAETAVVALPAGALGLAAALLAVPGGRVAPAITAAAVVTATACATLPLRAAAAHRGVRVHGGRGDVTSVRPSRRRTVAELTVVVLAAGAVESLRRRGAAGSAGDGLTSLAPVLVGVIAALVLVRLYPLPLRGLARPAERLRGAVGHLSLARAGRTSASTALPLLALLTALTTAAFGGSVLAGVREARDHAALLAVGADARIDSYDPLPAALPDRVHRTSGVRGLTELSIAYEARPNGAGQPVPVVGVDPGAYAELARHTDLGPFGARELRRRPADTQAPLPALASPTVAEAYGTRPFPVLLGDGTSVTVRVTLVRDRTPAVSGADFLVVGRAGLSPAAARPTALLLTGDHLDAGALRRTSGAFGAVHLRSEERARYVDSPLQSGAERVYTAAVAVGTGYAVLALLLALLRAAPERAALLARLRTMGLIRAQARRLLVLESLPQAVVAAAGGALTGWATIRLLSPGVDLTTIALASVQTVSDKAELQADALSLTVPALSVLLLAVGVAVGQAWWSGRRGAVRELRAGDAR
- a CDS encoding FtsX-like permease family protein, giving the protein MTGVTGFVVLRARAHRLLLAAALLTVLLTTAVLATLTAYSGAIGDAALRHSLKDPRNAADTALIVKADVPAAGRAAAGRAVREGARQIFGGLPVTVRTLVRSGPYALPRPPRAERSENPDLTYFAALDRTQVRVVAGRLPRPADDPSGSGERVETALPRTAARALGLAPGSRLTLVDRLGGPRTRVTITGLYVPARADATYWQLDDLRGRGITEAGFTTYGPMLADPGVLSGDRVSAGRSAWLVSADFSALTTGRIDALREAARAGSAALRKQPALSGTTAAGTALPEVLDRVDRSLLVSRSTLVIVALQLVLLAGCALLLVARLLSAERAGETRLLRARGAARSRIAGQAALEALLLAVPAVLCAPLLAGPLTGLLAGQGPLARIGLRLEVPAGGGTEVWLVALGTALGCALAVTLPVLSSDGLGSGRLRAAASSLAPGRGRTAPPVTSGRARALPGAVRGGADVGLLVVAGVAYWQLRRQTSGVVTEDLSRSRPGSGGGTTVGTPGIDPLLVAAPALALLAGTALTLRLLPPVAGLAERRAAGGRGLTAALAGWQLSRRPMRGAGPVLLLVLAVALGLLAIGQGASWDRSQDDQADFRAGAPVRVLGTGESGPGRTDEYAAVPHVREAAPAVRATLPLSGNRTATVLALDTAHAADAVLMRPDLAADPMRPLLAELAPKGATAGAEVPAGTARLRLTATLRSSDRAAAADVTVTVEDSHGTPYRLPAGELPSDGRPHALDLTVSPGPLMLTGLELVMPQPFGRPRQQRLSLDALTATDTHGTVRRLRLPTAWTAVAESDADASSGDTSTLPTRPRASGSGPPAIAYGTGYVPREQTWGVSTLTVRMQVAQPARPEVTAVATDRFLASAGAGVGQRVDVTFGAREVPVRIVRSVRGLPTAAEEESGDVSAEPGSSVNGGSGDTAGGGALLVDLRSVNRVLEARYGEGVTPTEWWLAADPGEAAGVAAALRARPDLDPAQVVVRDEIAARLRDDPFGAGPEAAFTAAAGVAAALAAVGFAVSAAGSLRERGAEFAVLRALGAPRRRLARTIAVEHGVLVALALLVGAALGTLLTRAVVPLVVLTSEASRPVPPVLVELPLAPAAALLAAVALTPLLVTVALALRRTDQVASLREQGGE
- a CDS encoding globin, yielding MKEIRRGTLQEQTFYEQVGGEDTFRRLVHRFYEGVAEDPVLRPMYPEEDLGPAEDRLTLFLIQYWGGPTTYSDNRGHPRLRMRHAPFTVDRAAHDAWLRHMRDAVDSLGLSEEHETTLWNYLTYAAASMVNTPD
- a CDS encoding methyltransferase domain-containing protein, which gives rise to MSAHALDRDLSGLALSARAALVREIDASGAWDADPVWRQAFEAVPRHLFVPYYYVGIRGGYERRWGESPDPGTRERWLRGAYADAPLATRLRDGELVSSSSQPSLMAMMLVELGVRDGDRVLEIGAGTGYNAALLAHRLGADDLVTTVDLEPEITESARRHLAAAGHHPAVVTGDGARGVPERAPYDRIIATCTLPSIPLAWPAQCRPGARVLAPLATGLIALTVRNAGHAEGRFLHTPAYFVPLRGADRTEPETEPRRPEGVPRRAADHELFRFLLALTRGALEPREAYELWEREDMPRRERYGITVDGAHEWAWLDDPEGPYTWPLR
- a CDS encoding FHA domain-containing protein: MPTCPNGHQSGSDDWCEVCGHRMAGAVPPPPPPPPPPPPGGGYGFPPQGQPGGRPHLSAVPDHEPELCPQCRTPREGGAPFCEECRWNFLTNTATSYTPAAPRPQAPGPGQAPRFQQPPGPSYGGGDSYDYQSSRPSQMNRPAEPIPPYGGDPSRPAGPQGGPGGYGGPGGPGQAGPPGGYGGQGGQGGQPGYGGQGGPGGQSGYGGDPSRPVPPPPGPTQGGPGGQGVPQAYQPSAPMGQGAPTGYPQETRRPQQGGPSFGGGDDDWVLPPPSATAPGGGYGYPQPGSGQAPPSPPNLGFPQQPATWTATIGPDREYFMAMMHRSGPEAAGLNLPAYSPEQQRTLTGNQITIGRRRHSTGDTPDIDLSVPPEDPGVSHQHAVLVQQPDGNWAVVDQNSTNGTTVNGSEEPIQPFVPVPLQDGDRVHVGAWTTITVRRG
- a CDS encoding VWA domain-containing protein translates to MANFSKSNVPQFAVDVYQNEFLPEGGREVSAIVTVTATGGGTVGSAAATPHHYTPGQGPSAAVAIMVDCSGSMDYPPTKMRNARDATSAAIDTLRDGVHFAVIGGTHVAKEVYPGGGRLAVADATTRDQAKHALRKLTATGGTAIGTWLRLADRLLSSADVGIRHGILLTDGRNEHESPEDLKSALDSCAGRFTCDARGVGTDWEVKEVTGIASALLGTSDIVADPAGLATDFTQMMETAMGKEVADVSLRLWTPVGTAVKFVKQVAPTVEELTDRRTEAGPRSGDYPTGSWGDESRDYHVCVEVPVAGLGQEMLAARVALVVPQPDGSAHNLGAQGLVRAVWTDDMVASTSINPQVAHYTGQAELAQVIQQGLDLRKAGDFDGATAKLGRAVQLAGHSGNADTAKLLAKVVDVVDAATGTVRLKAKVAEADEMTLETRSTKTVRVKK